One genomic window of Biomphalaria glabrata chromosome 9, xgBioGlab47.1, whole genome shotgun sequence includes the following:
- the LOC106077567 gene encoding uncharacterized protein LOC106077567 isoform X2 — MELNGERLKMNFNTEINKEDLDDKPRIMNATCTKTIPLVSFTMADLPDKDRNKDAYDLIMAAANKTVRITVSIVSPHRPNLWPKMSRPYPLYKEKLSNNIRTGTGEIDVCKVIDGYKYNAQLVREDVLLGESETPYKTCPCETCQQSDKPSNTWWEVFVHTATHFVFDDVEARHTTCDLFYDDQDIPMVSFDKVSVHSVNTLKDKCVLKYVTCDVARGDQLFKIVKIFEELKHKVSETYMWRPNHLSKLKFLVTHPQAGCKQITVYESNGSDTTHFDSITLSETACRCLLSCGACFHSIGKKNIFFRHGLQSIGYRVMPAGPNEVYLRH; from the exons ATGGAATTAAACGGAGAAcgtttaaaaatgaattttaatacaG aaataaataaagagGATCTCGATGACAAGCCTAGAATAATGAATGCAACTTGCACTAAAACTATTCCATTAGTAAGCTTCACCATGGCTGATCTCCCAGACAAAGATCGTAATAAAGATGCGTATGATTTAATAATGGCTGCAGCTAACAAGACAGTTCGAATAACCGTTTCAATAGTTAGTCCACACCGACCCAACCTTTGGCCTAAAATGAGTAGGCCATATCCACTATACAAAGAAAAACTATCTAACAATATTAGAACAGGAACTGGAGAGATAGATGTATGTAAGGTTATTGATGGTTATAAATACAACGCACAATTAGTTCGAGAGGATGTTTTACTGGGCGAAAGTGAGACACCGTACAAAACTTGCCCTTGTGAAACATGTCAACAATCAGACAAACCCAGCAATACCTGGTGGGAAGTATTTGTCCATACAGCCAcgcattttgtttttgatgacGTGGAGGCCAGGCATACCACCTGTGACTTATTTTATGATGACCAAGACATTCCAATGGTCAGTTTTGATAAGGTCAGTGTTCATAGTGTAAACACTTTGAAAGACAAGTGCGTGTTAAAATATGTGACATGTGACGTCGCAAGAGGAGATCAACTTTTTAAGATTGTTAAAATCTTTGAGGAACTTAAGCATAAAGTATCTGAAACATACATGTGGAGACCAAATCATTTAAGCAAATTAAAATTTCTTGTAACACACCCTCAAGCAGGCTGTAAACAAATCACTGTTTATGAATCAAATGGTAGCGATACAACACATTTTGACTCTATAACACTCTCTGAAACAGCATGCCGATGTCTTTTAAGTTGTGGAGCTTGCTTTCActctattggaaaaaaaaatatttttttccgacACGGCTTACAATCAATTGGATATAGAGTAATGCCAGCTGGGCCGAATGAAGTGTACTTGAGAcattaa
- the LOC106077567 gene encoding uncharacterized protein LOC106077567 isoform X1 produces the protein MELNGERLKMNFNTGEHETQISFNGETGLQNHFKDCKKNPGHTHFIPITKFNVTDLPENYRDLDIYELIKATAELTVRIAINMVSPHRPKFWPITNNHYPFYHFRGSKALRTGSGFISVYKFINGCGYNGHGIRDNPITGGQYEAKCKTCPCEKCQSSENPNNVWWEIYITTATHVVFDDIEARHTTCRLFYDDEVSALVNIRDVRVCYVNIERDYSRLKYVTCDAILGSKLYSKAERWSKLWVQTRDDYMKRPNEKFNFIVSHPHGCAKQVSVGQFVSNEKISEANDKLDMTKLTYTTSTCPGSSGAMVFCVGFGDTSHVHSGTLSPALNFSGVGYNIKY, from the exons ATGGAATTAAACGGAGAAcgtttaaaaatgaattttaatacaG GTGAACATGAAACTCAAATTTCATTCAATGGAGAAACAGGTCttcaaaatcattttaaagACTGTAAGAAGAATCCGGGTCATACACATTTTATTCCCATAACAAAATTTAACGTAACAGATCTGCCCGAAAATTATCGTGACCTTGATATATATGAACTAATCAAGGCTACGGCAGAGCTGACTGTCAGGATAGCTATAAATATGGTCAGTCCTCACCGACCAAAGTTTTGGCCTATTACAAATAATCATTATCCTTTTTATCACTTTAGAGGAAGTAAGGCTTTGAGAACAGGCAGTGGATTTATTAGTGTATACAAGTTTATAAATGGCTGTGGTTATAACGGACATGGTATTAGGGACAATCCCATAACAGGAGGTCAATATGAAGCAAAATGCAAAACGTGCCCTTGTGAGAAATGTCAAAGTTCAGAGAATCCTAACAACGTCTGGTGGGAAATATATATCACCACAGCAACACACGTGGTATTTGATGACATTGAGGCCAGGCACACGACTTGTAGACTGTTTTATGACGATGAAGTTAGTGCGTTGGTTAACATTAGAGATGTCAGGGTCTGCTATGTCAACATTGAAAGAGACTACAGCAGACTAAAGTATGTCACATGCGATGCTATACTTGGTAGTAAATTGTACTCCAAGGCGGAGCGTTGGTCTAAACTTTGGGTCCAAACAAGGGACGACTATATGAAAAGGCCCAATGAAAAATTTAACTTTATAGTATCACACCCTCATGGATGCGCTAAACAGGTCAGTGTTGGTCAGTTCGTGAGCAATGAAAAAATCAGTGAAGCAAATGACAAACTTGATATGACAAAGTTGACATACACGACCAGCACATGTCCAGGAAGTAGTGGCGCTATGGTTTTTTGTGTTGGATTCGGAGACACCAGTCATGTTCACAGCGGTACGTTAAGTCCTGCACTCAATTTTAGTGGTGTAGGCTACAATATCAAATATTAG